A portion of the Acetobacter ascendens genome contains these proteins:
- the crcB gene encoding fluoride efflux transporter CrcB, with product MSFTTCLIVMVGGALGTLARYLVSVAAMPISRFIPWGTILPINALGSFVIGFFGTLTLADGRYPVSENMRLFVMIGLCGGYTTFSSFSLQTLDLIRNDAWGRASVNVAASVILCIGAVALGHITADGFNTGAIRIAQTATEEDA from the coding sequence ATGTCGTTTACAACCTGTCTTATCGTCATGGTCGGAGGCGCTCTCGGCACGTTGGCGCGTTACCTGGTTTCCGTCGCGGCCATGCCGATCAGCCGCTTCATCCCATGGGGCACGATCCTCCCCATCAACGCGCTCGGCTCGTTCGTGATCGGTTTCTTCGGCACGTTGACCCTTGCGGACGGGCGCTATCCGGTGTCGGAAAACATGCGTCTTTTCGTGATGATCGGGCTCTGCGGCGGCTATACGACGTTCTCATCCTTCAGCCTGCAGACGCTCGACCTGATCCGTAACGATGCCTGGGGGCGGGCGTCCGTGAACGTGGCCGCGTCGGTCATTCTCTGCATCGGTGCCGTGGCGCTGGGCCATATCACGGCCGACGGGTTCAACACGGGCGCCATCCGCATCGCCCAGACCGCAACCGAAGAAGACGCCTAA